From a single Scomber japonicus isolate fScoJap1 chromosome 12, fScoJap1.pri, whole genome shotgun sequence genomic region:
- the pold3 gene encoding DNA polymerase delta subunit 3, with amino-acid sequence MDELYLDNIDEYVNDHDKIVTYKWLSLTLGVHVNTAKQMLYHYLDHKRKESSAQLHATYLVSGKFVGNGQASHKVSVVREEQLEDFKSKMSLIVSVHVYSVQKALLKDSGPLYSVDYDAVKDNLKNCSKYSAIRCATAVPMSSVELQRARTVQQEPAPEPETRKSGMNGNANIASKSSTKPQKGIMGMFANKAAPKNQDSSKEIKSEVKEDAPVVEVAKAKPAAKANPMMNFFGSQATKKQDKTVKEEEAAPSSSSVEPQRAASSKPEEKPQAAAVERPKDTKKDSRSKTKRIEDSDSEEEKMEKKKRRRIKKPEPDSSDEDVIPDSPQQMETREPSPPPPKKEPEPVAHRGDSEVKTRKRRRVMKSRTFVDDEGCIVTEKAYESESYSEAEDDFKPTKQAPKHPLPAKQQKSNKEDEKKSQKKASANANKGSKQASIMGFFQKK; translated from the exons ATGGACGAGCTTTATTTGGATAATATCGACGAATATGTCAACGACCACGACAAGATA GTGACTTATAAATGGCTGAGTCTCACTCTGGGAGTCCATGTCAACACAGCAAAACA GATGCTCTATCATTACCTGGATcacaagaggaaggaaagctCAGCTCAGCTTCATGCTACCTATCTGGTGTCGGGGAAGTTTGTGGGCAACGGCCAGGCG AGTCACAAAGTCTCCGTTGTCAGAGAGGAGCAGCTGGAag ACTTCAAATCCAAGATGAGTTTGATAGTGAGCGTCCATGTGTACAGCGTCCAGAAAGCTTTACTGAAAGACAGCGGTCCTCTCTACAGCGTTGACTATGACGCTGTGAAAGACAATTTGAAGAACTGCAGCAA ATACAGTGCCATCCGCTGTGCCACTGCGGTGCCCATGTCGTCTGTAGAGCTGCAGCGAGCGAGAACAGTGCAGCAAGAGCCTGCACcagagcctgaaaccaggaagTCTGGCATGAATGGCAACGCTAATATCGCTTCAAAATCTTCCACTAAGCCGCAGAAAGGCATCATGGGAATGTTTGCTAATAAAGCTGCTCCTAAAAACCAAGACAGCAGCAAAGAGATAAAGTCAGAGGTGAAGGAAGATGCACCTGTG GTCGAAGTCGCCAAAGCCAAACCAGCTGCAAAGGCAAATCCTATGATGAACTTCTTTGGGAGTCAAGCAACAA agaaacaagacaaaactgtgaaggaggaggaagctgCTCCATCGTCTTCCTCGGTAGAGCCGCAGCGTGCAGCCAGTTCAAAACCTGAAGAAAAACCACAAGCTGCTGCAGTGGAGAGACCCAAAGACACTAAGAAAGACTctaggag CAAAACTAAACGAATAGAGGATTCTGACAGCGAGGAGGAGAaaatggagaagaaaaagagacgGAGGATTAAGAAGCCTGAACCAGACAGCAGCGATGAAGATG TCATCCCAGATTCTCCACAGCAGATGGAAACAAGAGAACCGTCACCACCGCCTCCTAAAAAGGAGCCTGAACCTGTTGCACAT CGAGGCGACTCTGAGGtgaagacgaggaagaggagacgaGTCATGAAATCTCGTACGTTTGTGGATGACGAAGGATGCATCG TGACGGAGAAAGCCTACGAGAGCGAATCGTACTCTGAAGCAGAAGATGATTTTAAACCCACCAAACAAGCTCCAAAACATCCTCTCCCtgcaaaacaacagaaaagcaacaaagAGGACGAGAAGAAAAGTCAGAAGAAAGCGTCTGCAAACGCCAATAAAGGAAGTAAACAAGCTTCAATTATGGGATTCTTCCAGAAGAAGTGA
- the LOC128369721 gene encoding NXPE family member 3-like: protein MRDFEQENRNFSHPVPRPQQLQTSSPSPLLSLNHTTDPAHSNFTILPEKGGRQWHVGDQLEVMIKMYDFHGRPKKFGGDFLLARLHNQLLGAGVAGQVFDHLNGSYSAVFPLLWEGSAQVEVILVHPSEAVTVLQRLTNEQPYTIYFESVYSSGSVSETTVCNVFLDSSKQPLCNYTDLSTGEPWFCYKPKKLSCDARINHSKGGTNKKLKAKEDMLFQSGINMKVSIDSSGSSSVNVLPKIKGQPKVKSRNMKSEPSGYYYKDVWRALDNTTIHQFNTSKDISECLKGKMIHMYGDSTIRQWFEYLTATLPDLKEFNLHSSRQAGPFLALDESSNIMVTFRCHGPPLRFTNVAANELHYIANELDGLAGGTDTVIVLGIWSHFSTFSVKLYIQRLQSIRRAVVRLLTRAPGTLVVIRTANPKALNLYETLTNSDWYSLQHDKVFRAIFKGLNVRLVDAWEMVLAHHLPHSLHPQPPIIKNMINVLLSYICPQKSS, encoded by the exons ATGAGGGACTTTGAG CAGGAAAACAGGAACTTCTCCCACCCTGTCCCAAGACCTCAACAGCTGCAAACTTCATCCCCGTCACCTCTTCTTTCCCTGAACCACACCACTGATCCTGCCCACAGTAACTTCACTATTCTCCCAGAGAAGGGTGGACGACAGTGGCACGTAGGGGATCAACTGGAAGTTATGATCAAAATGTATGACTTCCACGGACGTCCCAAGAAGTTTGGTGGAGACTTCTTACTTGCCCGTCTGCACAACCAATTACTTGGTGCAGGTGTGGCTGGGCAAGTATTTGATCATCTCAATGGCTCCTACTCTGCTGTATTTCCTTTACTCTGGGAGGGAAGCGCACAGGTTGAG GTGATACTGGTTCACCCCAGCGAGGCTGTTACAGTGCTGCAAAGGTTGACTAATGAACAGCCATACACAATTTATTTCGAGAGCGTCTACAGTTCAGGCTCAGTCTCTGAAACTACCGTCTGCAATGTTTTCCTGGATTCTTCCAAACAGCCACTCTGCAACTACACTGACCTCAGTACAGGTGAGCCATGGTTCTGCTACAAGCCAAAGAAGCTGAGCTGTGATGCCAGGATCAACCACTCCAAGGGAGGAACCAATAAAAAACTCAAGGCCAAGGAGGACATGCTCTTCCAAAG tggTATCAACATGAAGGTCTCCATTGATTCTTCAGGATCGTCCAGTGTCAACGTGTTGCCAAAAATTAAAG GTCAACCAAAAGTGAAGAGCCGCAATATGAAATCTGAACCTTCTGGCTATTATTATAAGGATGTGTGGCGAGCCCTAGATAACACCACAATCCACCAATTCAACACATCCAAGGACATCAGTGAATGTCTGAAAGGCAAGATGATCCACATGTATGGAGACTCCACCATCAGGCAGTGGTTTGAATACCTCACTGCAACGTTACCAG ATCTCAAGGAGTTCAACTTACACAGCTCGAGACAAGCCGGACCTTTTTTGGCTTTAGACGAATCAAGCAACATTATGGTGACATTCCGCTGCCACGGCCCCCCTCTCCGTTTTACGAATGTCGCAGCCAATGAACTGCACTATATAGCCAATGAACTAGACGGCTTAGCTGGAGGCACCGACACAGTTATAGTTTTAGGCATCTGGTCTCACTTCAGCACTTTTTCCGTCAAGCTCTACATCCAACGGCTGCAGAGCATCCGCAGGGCGGTGGTGCGACTGCTGACCAGGGCCCCGGGTACACTGGTTGTCATCCGGACCGCAAACCCCAAAGCTTTGAACCTTTATGAGACACTGACCAACAGCGATTGGTACTCGCTGCAGCATGACAAGGTGTTCAGGGCCATTTTCAAAGGACTGAATGTTCGTCTGGTGGATGCCTGGGAGATGGTCTTGGCCCACCACCTGCCGCACAGCCTCCATCCACAACCTCCAATTATTAAGAATATGATCAATGTCCTCTTGTCCTACATATGCCCTCAAAAGAGCAGCtag
- the LOC128369722 gene encoding sodium- and chloride-dependent betaine transporter-like, with the protein MDEVPHLHMKTGRRRRENQKGDEDRGQWASKREYILVVAGNVVGMGNVWRFPYLCYKNGGGAFLVPYGVLAVVVGIPLFLLESAVGQYTQEGFITCWRKLCPLAQGIGYGHFVLKLYDFIYILIQVWALFYLVFSFRSQLPWATCDNTWNTANCKGLQISDLTANQTMLTNTTSAATEFWERRMLGMSAGIEDLGSVRWELVLCLLASWVFTYFSIWKGVKSSAKVAYFTATFPYVMLLILLIRGLTLPGAWDGIYYYLYPDLKGLANLEVWVEAGSQICFSYGLTSGTLSVLSSYNDYKNNCYKDCFWLCLLNSGTSFVAGFVVFSVLGFMAQQHGVTVDAVAESGPGLAFIAYPQATAMIPFPQLWTVCFFLMLIFLSVDSHFVAAECFIAAISDVFPKLLRKPGRHEIFVLIVCSSFFLIHLILVTEGGIYIFQLIDYYGCTRAFHYFTALSQCLALAWGFGADRIINIIEDMTGQRPSVFFKVCWRYIIPLLSLISFILYLVDYTHLKISDRYVYPDWAHTLGWTMTLSSILMVPLWAAGQMFLTAGTFRQRLSVLLHPVEDPVSQRRKMEEDGLHVELKTSGETT; encoded by the exons atggATGAAGTTCCTCATCTTCacatgaagacaggaagaaggagaagagagaatcAGAAAGGGGATGAAGACAGAGGACAGTGGGCCAGTAAAAGAGAATATATTCTAGTTGTTGCAGGAAATGTTGTCGGCATGGGCAACGTTTGGAGATTTCCTTACCTCTGCTACAAGAATGGAGGAG GTGCCTTTCTGGTGCCATATGGTGTGTTAGCTGTGGTGGTTGGGATACCTCTGTTCCTACTGGAGAGTGCAGTCGGTCAGTACACCCAGGAAGGATTCATCACCTGTTGGAGGAAACTGTGTCCACTGGCACAAG gaATTGGATATGGACATTTTGTGTTGAAGCTTTATGACTTCATCTACATTTTAATCCAAGTGTGGGCTCTCTTCTACCTGGTGTTCTCATTCAGGTCCCAGCTCCCCTGGGCCACCTGTGATAACACCTGGAATACAG CGAACTGTAAGGGCCTTCAGATTTCGGATCTGACGGCAAATCAGACCATGTTGACCAACACCACCTCTGCTGCCACTGAGTTCTGGGA ACGGAGGATGCTGGGCATGTCTGCAGGCATCGAGGACCTGGGCAGTGTGAGATGGGAGCTGGTTTTGTGTCTTCTGGCCAGCTGGGTGTTCACATACTTCAGTATCTGGAAAGGTGTCAAATCCTCTGCAAAG gtggcgTACTTCACTGCCACCTTCCCCTATGTGATGCTCCTGATACTGCTCATCAGAGGATTGACTTTACCTGGAGCTTGGGATGGGATCTACTACTACCTGTATCCAGATTTGAAAGGCCTGGCTAACCTagag GTCTGGGTAGAGGCAGGATCTCAAATATGCTTCTCCTACGGCCTGACCTCAGGAACTCTTAGTGTTTTGAGCAGCTACAATGACTACAAGAACAACTGCTACAA GGACTGTTTTTGGCTCTGTCTGCTGAACAGTGGGACCAGTTTTGTTGCTGGATTTGTCGTCTTCTCTGTGCTTGGATTCATGGCTCAGCAACACGGCGTTACTGTCGACGCTGTGGCCGAGTCTG GTCCAGGTTTGGCCTTCATTGCTTATCCTCAGGCAACAGCTATGATTCCTTTCCCACAGCTCTGGACTGTCTGCTTTTTCCTGATGCTGATCTTCCTCAGCGTTGACAGCCat TTTGTGGCAGCTGAGTGTTTTATTGCTGCAATAAGCGACGTGTTTCCGAAACTGCTTCGTAAACCAGGAAGGCATGAGATCTTTGTCCTCATCGTTTGttcatccttcttcctcataCATCTGATTTTGGTCACTgag GGAGGAATTTACATTTTCCAGCTTATTGATTATTATGGTTGTACCAGAGCTTTTCATTATTTCACGGCTTTATCTCAGTGTCTGGCGCTGGCTTGGGGTTTTG GTGCTGATCGTATTATTAACATCATTGAGGACATGACTGGACAGAGGCCATCTGTTTTCTTCAAAGTGTGCTGGAGATACATCATTCCTCTGCTGTCACTG ATTTCCTTTATCCTGTACCTGGTTGATTACACACACCTCAAGATTAGCGACAGGTATGTTTACCCCGACTGGGCGCACACTCTTGGCTGGACCATGACTCTCTCCTCTATTCTCATGGTGCCGCTTTGGGCAGCTGGACAGATGTTTTTGACAGCAGGCACCTTCAGACAG cgtttgtctgtccttcttcatCCTGTTGAAGATCCAGTCtcacagaggagaaaaatggAAGAGGATGGGTTACATGTGGAGCTGAAGACATCTGGAGAGACAACTTAG
- the LOC128369723 gene encoding sodium- and chloride-dependent betaine transporter-like: MDEVPDLDMKTGRRRQENQKGDGDRGQWASKREYILVVAGNVVGMGNVWRFPYLCYKNGGGAFLVPYGVLAVVVGIPLFLLESAVGQYTQEGFITCWRKLCPLAQGIGYGLFVMKLYGFSYILIQVWALFYLVFSFRSQLPWATCDNTWNTVNCMGLHISDSVSTNLMSNQTLLTNTTSAATEFWERRMLAMSAGIEDLGSVRWELVLCLLASWVFTYFSIWKSVRSSAKVAYFSATFPYVMLLILLIRGLTLPGAWDGIYYYLYPDLKGLANLEVWIEAGSQICFSYSLTAGTLNVLSSYNDYKNNCYKDCFWLCLLNSGTSFVAGFVVFSVLGFMAQQQGVTVDAVAESGPGLAFIAYPQATAMIPFPQLWTVCFFLMLIFLSADTHFVEVESFITSISDVFPKLFRKPGRNEIFVLIICSSFFLIHLILVTEGGIYIFELIDYYSCSRAFNYFMALSECLALAWGFGADRIINIIEDMTGQRPSVFFKVCWRYIIPLLSLISFILYLVDYTHLKINDWYVYPDWAYTIGWTMTLSSILMVPLWAAGQMFLTAGTFRQRLSVLLHPVEDPVSQRRRMEEDGLHVELRTSGETT, translated from the exons atggATGAAGTTCCTGATCTTgacatgaagacaggaagaaggagaCAAGAGAATCAGAAAGGGGATGGAGACAGAGGACAGTGGGCCAGTAAAAGAGAATATATTCTAGTTGTTGCAGGAAATGTGGTCGGCATGGGCAACGTTTGGAGGTTTCCTTACCTCTGCTACAAGAATGGAGGAG GTGCCTTTCTGGTGCCATATGGTGTGTTAGCTGTGGTGGTTGGGATACCTCTGTTCCTACTGGAGAGTGCAGTCGGTCAATACACCCAGGAAGGATTCATCACCTGTTGGAGGAAACTGTGTCCACTGGCACAAG GAATTGGATATGGTCTTTTTGTGATGAAGCTTTATGGCTTCAGCTACATTTTAATCCAAGTCTGGGCTCTCTTCTACCTGGTGTTCTCATTCAGGTCCCAGCTCCCCTGGGCCACCTGTGATAACACCTGGAATACAG TGAACTGTATGGGCCTTCACATTTCGGATTCTGTGTCGACAAATCTGATGTCAAATCAGACCCTGTTGACCAACACCACCTCTGCTGCCACTGAGTTCTGGGA ACGGCGGATGCTGGCCATGTCTGCAGGCATCGAGGACCTGGGCAGTGTGAGATGGGAGCTGGTTTTGTGTCTTCTGGCCAGCTGGGTGTTCACATACTTCAGTATCTGGAAAAGTGTCAGATCCTCTGCAAAG gtagCGTACTTCAGTGCCACCTTCCCCTACGTGATGCTCCTGATACTGCTCATCAGAGGATTGACTTTACCTGGAGCTTGGGATGGGATCTACTACTACCTGTATCCAGATTTAAAAGGCCTGGCTAACCTAGAG GTTTGGATAGAAGCAGGATCTCAAATATGCTTCTCGTACAGCCTGACTGCTGGAACTCTCAATGTTTTGAGCAGCTATAATGACTACAAGAACAACTGCTACAA GGACTGTTTTTGGCTCTGTCTGCTGAACAGTGGGACCAGTTTTGTTGCTGGATTTGTCGTCTTCTCTGTACTTGGATTCATGGCTCAGCAACAGGGCGTTACTGTCGACGCTGTGGCCGAGTCTG GTCCAGGTTTGGCCTTCATTGCTTATCCTCAGGCAACGGCTATGATTCCTTTCCCACAGCTCTGGACTGTCTGCTTTTTCCTGATGCTGATCTTCCTCAGTGCTGACACACat TTTGTGGAAGTTGAGTCCTTTATCACCTCAATAAGCGACGTGTTTCCGAAGCTGTTCCGTAAACCAGGAAGAAATGAGATCTTTGTGCTCATCATTtgttcatctttctttctcataCATCTGATTTTGGTCACTGAG GGAGGAATTTACATTTTCGAGCTTATTGATTATTATAGTTGTTCCAGagcttttaattatttcatggCTTTATCAGAGTGTCTGGCTCTGGCTTGGGGTTTTG GTGCTGATCGTATTATTAACATCATTGAGGACATGACTGGACAGAGACCATCTGTTTTCTTCAAAGTGTGCTGGAGATACATCATTCCTCTGCTGTCACTG ATTTCCTTTATCCTGTACCTGGTTGATTACACACACCTCAAGATTAACGACTGGTACGTTTACCCCGACTGGGCGTACACCATCGGCTGGACCATGACTCTCTCCTCTATTCTCATGGTGCCGCTTTGGGCAGCTGGACAGATGTTTTTGACAGCAGGCACCTTCAGACAG cgtttgtctgtccttcttcatCCTGTTGAAGATCCAGTCTCACAGAGGAGAAGAATGGAAGAGGATGGGTTACATGTGGAGCTGAGGACATCTGGAGAGACAACTTAG